In Solanum pennellii chromosome 7, SPENNV200, the following are encoded in one genomic region:
- the LOC107024615 gene encoding defensin-like protein: protein MARSIFFMAFLVLAMMLFVTYEVEARQICKAPSQTFPGLCFMDSSCRKYCIKEKFTGGHCSTLQRRCLCTKPCVFDIISNEVKATLGEEAKTLSEVVLEEEIMME, encoded by the exons ATGGCTCGTTCCATTTTCTTCATGGCATTTTTGGTCTTGGCAATGATGCTCTTTGTGACCTATG AGGTAGAAGCTCGGCAAATTTGCAAAGCACCAAGCCAAACTTTCCCAGGATTATGTTTTATGGACTCATCATGCAGAAAATATTGTATCAAAGAGAAATTTACTGGTGGACATTGTAGCACACTCCAAAGAAGGTGTCTATGCACTAAGCCATGTGTATTTGACATAATCTCAAATGAAGTTAAAGCAACTTTGGGTGAGGAAGCAAAAACTCTAAGTGAAGTTGTGCTTGAAGAAGAGATTATGATGGAGTAA